A single genomic interval of Nonomuraea rubra harbors:
- a CDS encoding winged helix-turn-helix domain-containing protein — protein sequence MTGVTDLTAEEARRIILRAQGFIGADARKGGVHSMLRRLGAVQLDTISVLARSHELVAYARLGAVGRSKVERAYWHNPAQSFEYWCHAACILPIEHWPLYSFRRRAYRERRYRWHEVPDNVEKLLDQVRESGPLTTSDVGGAKNGGPWWDWSDSKIGLEWLLDIGELVCSRRVGWRRVYDLAERVVPADLLADDLSDEECIVRLAGVAGRSLGVANRTDLIDFLRLKGRYAAILDEVLLSGAAGLVPVTVAGWPGKKGQANAWAAPEGLESEPRGRHRTTLVSPFDSLIWHRERTKRVFGFTYTLELYVPKHKRVHGYFTMPVLAGGRLIGRVDPAREGSTLVARQVHLEPGLSPAKWAGALSEALWSAADWVGCDAVRVERADPPELVPMLNATLAPPPSPNGP from the coding sequence ATGACCGGTGTGACCGATCTGACCGCCGAAGAGGCCCGCCGGATCATCCTGCGCGCTCAGGGTTTCATCGGCGCCGACGCGCGCAAGGGCGGCGTGCACAGCATGCTGCGCAGGCTGGGCGCCGTCCAGCTCGACACGATCTCGGTCCTGGCCCGCTCGCACGAGCTGGTCGCCTACGCCCGGCTCGGCGCGGTGGGCCGTTCCAAGGTCGAGCGCGCCTACTGGCACAACCCCGCCCAGAGCTTCGAATACTGGTGCCACGCCGCCTGCATCCTGCCCATCGAGCACTGGCCGCTCTACTCCTTCCGCCGCCGCGCCTACCGTGAGCGGCGCTACCGGTGGCACGAGGTGCCCGACAACGTGGAGAAGCTGCTCGACCAGGTCAGGGAGTCGGGCCCGCTGACGACGTCCGACGTGGGCGGCGCCAAGAACGGCGGCCCGTGGTGGGACTGGTCCGACTCCAAGATCGGCCTGGAGTGGCTGCTCGACATCGGCGAGCTGGTGTGCAGCCGCCGCGTCGGCTGGCGCCGCGTCTACGACCTGGCCGAGCGCGTGGTCCCCGCCGACCTGCTGGCCGACGACCTGTCCGACGAGGAGTGCATCGTACGCCTGGCGGGCGTGGCCGGGCGTTCCCTCGGCGTGGCCAACCGCACCGACCTCATCGACTTCCTCCGCCTCAAGGGCCGCTACGCGGCGATCCTCGACGAGGTGCTGCTCAGCGGCGCGGCGGGCCTGGTGCCCGTGACCGTCGCCGGTTGGCCCGGCAAGAAAGGCCAGGCCAACGCCTGGGCGGCTCCCGAGGGCCTGGAGTCCGAGCCGCGCGGCCGGCACCGCACCACCCTGGTGTCGCCGTTCGACTCCCTCATCTGGCACCGCGAGCGCACCAAGCGGGTGTTCGGCTTCACCTACACGCTGGAGCTGTACGTCCCCAAGCACAAGCGTGTGCACGGCTACTTCACGATGCCGGTGCTGGCCGGGGGGCGGCTGATCGGGCGCGTCGACCCGGCCCGCGAGGGCTCCACGCTGGTGGCCAGGCAGGTCCACCTGGAGCCGGGCCTCTCGCCCGCCAAGTGGGCCGGCGCCCTGAGCGAGGCTCTGTGGTCGGCCGCCGACTGGGTGGGCTGCGACGCCGTACGCGTCGAACGCGCCGACCCGCCGGAACTCGTCCCCATGCTGAACGCGACCCTTGCACCCCCGCCCTCACCGAACGGACCCTGA
- a CDS encoding ComF family protein produces MLNALLDLVLPPACAGCGAKGASCCPRCFQALTAEPARRSPVPRPDDLPDCWSAAPYEGAVRRMIVAYKERGAVALAGVLAEAVTRTVLVAMGQAGEWAGGRFAVVPVPSARRSVRGRGHDPVGRLAVLVAARLRALGLGAEVWPGLGQAGRVADQAGLSRAQRAANLAGSLRVLPAANGPPASRALLLDDIVTTGATLAEAARALHAAEMVVPLAVTAGATRRRS; encoded by the coding sequence GTGCTGAACGCCCTGCTGGACCTGGTCCTTCCCCCTGCCTGCGCGGGCTGCGGCGCCAAGGGGGCGTCGTGCTGCCCGCGATGCTTCCAGGCGCTGACCGCCGAGCCCGCCAGGCGCAGCCCCGTGCCGCGGCCGGACGACCTGCCGGACTGCTGGTCGGCGGCGCCGTACGAGGGGGCGGTGCGCAGGATGATCGTGGCGTACAAGGAGCGGGGTGCCGTGGCGCTGGCCGGGGTGCTGGCCGAGGCGGTGACGCGTACGGTGCTGGTCGCCATGGGGCAGGCGGGGGAGTGGGCGGGCGGGCGGTTCGCCGTCGTGCCGGTGCCGAGCGCGCGCAGGAGCGTGCGGGGCCGTGGCCACGATCCGGTGGGGAGGCTGGCGGTGCTGGTCGCCGCCAGGTTGCGGGCGCTCGGGCTGGGGGCCGAGGTGTGGCCGGGGCTGGGGCAGGCCGGGCGGGTGGCCGACCAGGCGGGCCTGAGTCGCGCTCAGAGAGCCGCCAACCTCGCAGGGTCACTTCGGGTCCTGCCCGCCGCGAACGGGCCTCCAGCGTCCCGTGCGCTGCTCCTGGACGACATCGTGACGACCGGCGCGACCCTCGCCGAGGCCGCCCGGGCGCTGCACGCTGCGGAGATGGTCGTGCCGCTGGCCGTCACCGCGGGCGCGACACGCCGAAGATCTTGA
- a CDS encoding response regulator produces MTESGEARAQVSEPIRVLIVDDHELIRRSLALALAAEPDIEVVGEASDGQEAVELADRLMPDVALMDVRMPRQDGIEATKGIKASVPSTRIIMLTVSDEEEDLFEAIKAGATGYLLKDVQINDVPAAVRGVHEGQSLINPAMAAKLISEFANMSRKEAERPPQLPVPRLTDREMEVLRLVAKGMNNREIAKQLFISENTVKNHVRNILDKLQLHSRMEAVVYAVRERMLEIT; encoded by the coding sequence GTGACCGAGTCTGGCGAGGCCCGCGCGCAGGTGAGCGAGCCGATCCGCGTGCTGATCGTCGACGATCACGAGCTGATCCGGCGGAGCCTGGCGCTGGCGCTGGCCGCAGAGCCTGACATCGAGGTGGTCGGTGAGGCGAGCGACGGGCAGGAGGCGGTCGAACTGGCCGATCGCCTCATGCCTGACGTCGCGCTCATGGACGTGCGCATGCCGCGGCAGGACGGGATCGAGGCGACCAAGGGCATCAAGGCCTCCGTCCCGAGCACCCGCATCATCATGCTGACGGTGAGCGACGAGGAAGAGGATCTCTTCGAGGCCATCAAGGCGGGAGCCACCGGCTACCTGCTCAAGGACGTCCAGATCAACGACGTCCCGGCGGCGGTGCGCGGCGTGCACGAGGGCCAGTCGTTAATCAACCCGGCGATGGCGGCCAAGCTCATCAGCGAGTTCGCCAACATGAGCCGCAAGGAGGCCGAGCGCCCGCCTCAGCTTCCGGTCCCCCGGCTGACCGACCGGGAGATGGAGGTGCTGCGGCTGGTCGCCAAGGGCATGAACAACCGGGAGATCGCCAAGCAGCTGTTCATCTCCGAGAACACCGTGAAGAACCACGTGCGCAACATCCTCGACAAGCTGCAGCTGCATTCGCGGATGGAGGCCGTGGTGTACGCGGTGCGGGAGCGCATGCTCGAGATCACCTGA
- a CDS encoding PTS transporter subunit EIIC, protein MNDTSAARPSPFARVMTVLQRLGRSLMLPIAALPAAALLQRFGQPDMLGSNGAEPGGLADVAGMAWMNDVAHVLAAAGAALFDNLPLLFAVGVAIGFARKSDGSTALAAVVGYLVFDRVTKAMFFESDIRDTVAVKVAEPEGIKEIVDNGIQNPTSVLGGIVIGLVAALLWQRFHRIKLPSWLAFFGGRRFVPIITSIVALLMGVAFGWLWPVIGEWIRHAGEALAAIGPIGTGIYGLVNRLLIPLGLHHFVNSVVWYVVPQCEVGGQVLGGDWNCYFGGAPHSGQFMAGFFPVMMFALPAAALAMWRAAPAHRRATVGGIMLSAALASFVTGITEPIEFAFIFVAPLLLVVHAILTGLAMALTTLIGGQLGFGFSAGLLDLLLNASKSNTENLPGILILGLIYGLVYYAVFTFLIRRLNIMTPGREPEPDLDSGETEPVRGDPPRGR, encoded by the coding sequence GTGAACGATACCTCCGCCGCCCGGCCCTCGCCGTTCGCTCGCGTGATGACCGTGCTCCAGCGGCTGGGCCGCTCCCTCATGCTGCCCATCGCCGCCCTGCCCGCCGCCGCCCTGCTGCAGCGCTTCGGCCAGCCCGACATGCTCGGCTCCAACGGCGCCGAGCCGGGCGGCCTGGCCGACGTCGCCGGGATGGCCTGGATGAACGACGTCGCCCACGTGCTGGCCGCCGCCGGGGCGGCCCTGTTCGACAACCTGCCGCTGCTGTTCGCCGTCGGGGTCGCGATCGGCTTCGCCCGCAAGTCCGACGGCTCCACCGCGCTGGCCGCCGTGGTCGGCTACCTGGTCTTCGACCGGGTGACCAAGGCCATGTTCTTCGAATCGGACATCAGGGACACCGTAGCCGTCAAGGTGGCCGAGCCCGAGGGCATCAAGGAGATCGTCGACAACGGCATCCAGAACCCCACCAGCGTGCTCGGCGGCATCGTCATCGGCCTGGTCGCCGCGCTCCTGTGGCAGCGCTTCCACCGCATCAAGCTGCCGTCCTGGCTGGCCTTCTTCGGCGGCCGGCGCTTCGTGCCCATCATCACCTCCATCGTGGCCCTGCTCATGGGCGTGGCCTTCGGCTGGTTGTGGCCGGTGATCGGCGAGTGGATCCGGCACGCCGGCGAGGCGCTGGCCGCCATCGGCCCGATCGGCACCGGCATCTACGGCCTGGTCAACCGCCTGCTCATCCCCCTCGGCCTGCACCACTTCGTCAACTCCGTGGTCTGGTACGTGGTGCCGCAGTGCGAGGTCGGCGGCCAGGTGCTGGGCGGCGACTGGAACTGCTACTTCGGCGGCGCGCCGCACTCCGGCCAGTTCATGGCCGGTTTCTTCCCCGTCATGATGTTCGCGCTGCCCGCCGCCGCCCTGGCCATGTGGCGCGCGGCCCCGGCCCACCGGCGGGCCACCGTGGGCGGCATCATGCTCTCGGCGGCGCTGGCCTCGTTCGTCACGGGCATCACCGAGCCGATCGAGTTCGCCTTCATCTTCGTCGCGCCGCTGCTGCTGGTCGTGCACGCCATTCTGACGGGCCTGGCGATGGCGCTGACCACGCTGATCGGCGGCCAGCTCGGCTTCGGCTTCTCCGCCGGCCTGCTCGACCTGCTGCTGAACGCCAGCAAGTCCAACACCGAGAACCTGCCCGGCATCCTGATCCTGGGCCTGATCTACGGCCTGGTCTACTACGCCGTGTTCACGTTCCTGATTCGCAGGCTCAACATCATGACGCCCGGCCGCGAACCCGAACCCGACCTCGACTCGGGCGAGACCGAGCCCGTTCGGGGAGATCCACCACGGGGTAGGTAA
- a CDS encoding HGxxPAAW family protein, which yields MPVESRLAPIAGYPAKEGFVMVEGKKSEHTENLGSHGGRASSWLAVTVMLVGTVVAGFGLTAANWTLIWIGAGLFVVGGVLALVFDIFTDVVIDAPRVGMRAEDHR from the coding sequence ATGCCGGTGGAGAGCCGGCTCGCACCAATAGCGGGATATCCGGCAAAGGAAGGATTTGTCATGGTTGAGGGGAAGAAGTCGGAGCATACCGAGAATCTCGGCAGCCACGGCGGTCGCGCGTCCTCGTGGCTCGCGGTGACGGTGATGCTGGTGGGAACCGTCGTGGCCGGCTTCGGCCTGACGGCGGCGAACTGGACGCTCATCTGGATCGGTGCCGGGCTGTTCGTCGTCGGCGGCGTCCTCGCCCTCGTCTTCGACATCTTCACCGACGTCGTGATCGACGCTCCGCGCGTGGGCATGCGCGCTGAGGATCACCGCTGA
- a CDS encoding PTS transporter subunit EIIC, whose protein sequence is MTVQDRAAPPSPLSSAFSVLQRIGRSLMMPIAVLPAAGLLYRFGQDDLLGADGLGGALPWLLPVATVMAAAGAALFDNLPLLFAVGVAIGFARKSDGSTALAALVGYLVFDHVTKTLFFDAGHGAVHDKVSVLLQNGVPALDLGAPNPTGVLGGILIGLTAALLWQRFHRAKLPSWLAFFGGRRSVPIVTAVAALLLGVLFGLLWRPVGDWLAQAGDWLSAHGTAGTGLYGVANRLLIPLGLHHVLNTIVWFTVPECHAGVNGATRDASGDLNCYFAGEQGAGIFMTGFFPVMMFGLLGAALAMWRAAPPERRRPVGGIMLSAGLTAFITGITEPLEFAFIFVAPVLFAAHALLTGLSMALMAELGARLGFTFSGGAIDLLLNASKSNTHGLGLIIGFGLAYLLIYYALFTLLIRWLDLPTPGREP, encoded by the coding sequence GTGACCGTGCAGGACCGGGCCGCGCCGCCGTCCCCGCTGTCGTCGGCCTTCTCCGTGCTGCAGCGCATCGGCCGCTCCCTCATGATGCCCATCGCGGTGCTCCCCGCCGCCGGGCTGCTCTACCGCTTCGGCCAGGACGACCTGCTCGGCGCGGACGGCCTGGGCGGCGCGCTCCCCTGGCTGCTGCCGGTGGCCACGGTCATGGCGGCGGCGGGCGCCGCGCTGTTCGACAACCTGCCGCTGCTGTTCGCCGTGGGCGTGGCGATCGGCTTCGCCCGCAAGTCCGACGGCTCCACCGCGCTGGCGGCCCTGGTCGGCTACCTCGTCTTCGACCACGTGACCAAGACCCTCTTCTTCGACGCCGGGCACGGCGCCGTCCACGACAAGGTCTCGGTGCTCCTCCAGAACGGCGTTCCCGCGCTCGACCTGGGCGCCCCGAACCCCACCGGCGTCCTCGGCGGCATCCTCATCGGCCTCACGGCCGCCCTGCTCTGGCAACGCTTCCACCGCGCCAAGCTGCCGTCCTGGCTGGCCTTCTTCGGCGGGCGCCGCTCGGTGCCCATCGTCACCGCCGTGGCCGCCCTGCTGCTGGGCGTGCTGTTCGGCCTCCTGTGGCGCCCGGTCGGCGACTGGCTGGCGCAGGCGGGCGACTGGCTCTCCGCCCACGGCACGGCGGGCACCGGCCTCTACGGCGTGGCCAACCGCCTGCTCATCCCCCTCGGCCTGCACCACGTGCTCAACACCATCGTCTGGTTCACCGTCCCCGAGTGCCACGCGGGCGTGAACGGCGCCACCCGGGACGCCTCCGGCGACCTGAACTGCTACTTCGCCGGGGAGCAGGGCGCGGGGATCTTCATGACCGGCTTCTTCCCCGTGATGATGTTCGGCCTGCTCGGGGCCGCGCTGGCGATGTGGCGCGCCGCGCCGCCCGAGCGCAGGCGGCCGGTCGGCGGCATCATGCTGTCGGCCGGGCTGACGGCCTTCATCACGGGCATCACCGAGCCCCTGGAGTTCGCCTTCATCTTCGTCGCCCCCGTCCTCTTCGCCGCCCACGCCCTCCTGACCGGCCTGTCCATGGCCCTGATGGCCGAGCTCGGTGCCCGCCTGGGCTTCACGTTCTCCGGCGGTGCCATCGACCTGCTGCTGAACGCCAGCAAGTCCAACACGCACGGCCTCGGCCTGATCATCGGGTTCGGCCTGGCATACCTGCTGATCTACTACGCCCTGTTCACCCTGCTGATCCGCTGGCTCGACCTGCCCACCCCCGGCCGCGAGCCCTAA
- the hpf gene encoding ribosome hibernation-promoting factor, HPF/YfiA family — protein MDIIVKGRHTGVSDRFRDHVTTKLARIERLDNKLIRVDVEVSKERNPRLADQRERVELTIHSRGPAIRAEASADDRFAALDLALDKLEGRLRRLADRRKVHHGNHCPPSVAEITATLPDAADLKPRTQPGVPEQAEPDEDELQQKSDQLYDDIVPIEMDGDGPLIVREKFHRAEPMTIDQALLEMELVGHDFYLFRDKESGQPCVVYNRRGYNYGVLRLVEP, from the coding sequence ATGGACATCATCGTCAAGGGCCGGCACACAGGAGTAAGTGATCGGTTCCGAGACCACGTGACGACCAAGCTGGCCAGGATCGAACGTCTGGACAACAAACTCATCCGAGTTGATGTGGAGGTGTCCAAGGAGCGTAATCCGCGCCTCGCCGATCAGCGCGAGCGCGTCGAGCTCACCATTCACTCCCGAGGACCGGCCATCCGCGCCGAGGCCTCGGCCGACGACCGATTCGCAGCCCTCGATCTAGCCCTCGACAAGCTGGAAGGCCGCCTCAGGCGGCTGGCCGACCGGCGCAAGGTCCACCACGGCAACCACTGCCCGCCCTCGGTGGCGGAGATCACCGCGACGCTCCCTGACGCCGCCGATCTGAAGCCCCGCACGCAGCCCGGAGTCCCCGAGCAGGCCGAGCCCGACGAGGACGAGCTGCAGCAGAAGAGCGACCAGCTCTACGACGACATCGTCCCGATCGAGATGGACGGCGACGGTCCGCTCATCGTCCGGGAGAAGTTCCACCGAGCCGAGCCCATGACCATCGATCAGGCCCTGCTGGAGATGGAGCTGGTCGGACACGATTTCTACCTGTTCCGTGACAAGGAGAGCGGCCAGCCGTGCGTCGTCTACAACAGGCGCGGCTACAACTACGGCGTGTTGCGGCTCGTAGAGCCCTGA
- the secA gene encoding preprotein translocase subunit SecA produces the protein MAAILDKILRAGEGKILRKLKRIADQVNSIEDDFTSLSDAELRALTDEFKQRHADGESLDDLLPEAFATVREAARRVLGQRPYDVQIMGGANLHLGNISEMKTGEGKTLTCTLPSYLNAIAGKGVHVITVNDYLAKRDAETMGRIHRFLGLEVGCIISGQQPEERRKQYEADITYGTNNEFGFDYLRDNMAWSLEECVQRGHFYAIVDEVDSILIDEARTPLIISGPGEQSGKWYQEFAKIVPRLRRGVEAKNPGEESTGDYIVDEKKRTVGILEAGVEKVEDWLGIDNLYKPEHTHLVGFLNNALKAKELFKKDKDYIVADGEVLIVDEFTGRILHGRRYNEGMHQAIEAKEGVKIKDENQTLATVTLQNYFRLYKKLAGMTGTAATEANEFHQTYKLGVVPIPTNRPMIRKDQPDVVYKTEDAKFDAVVQDIKERYEAGQPVLVGTTSVEKSERLSKALKRRGVPHEVLNAKNHAREASIIAEAGRKGAVTVATNMAGRGTDIMLGGNSEFRADLELRQRGLDPVETPEEYEKAYPEALEKARAAVKAEHDLVTELGGLYVLGTERHESRRIDNQLRGRSGRQGDPGESRFYLSLGDDLMRLFNSARVEMIMTRLQIPDDQPIESGIVSKAIASAQHQVEQQNFEIRKEVLKYDEVMDRQRKVIYAERHRVLEGADLHEQVRGFIGEVIDGYVAGATAEGFAEEWDLDKLWKAFGELFPVSVRAEDLVEEAGGREELTAELIGEKVKADALAAYDRREEEFGPETMRDLERRVILSVLDRKWREHLYEMDYLREGIGMRAYAQKDPKIEYAREGFEMFAAMLEGIKEDSVGFLFNLEVEVQENPIVEEEDAAIAETRSIIARGLRGPERPAELEYSAPGEQGDVEHVRVRTTQAERAAYGNVERNAPCPCGSGKKYKRCHGDPKNAA, from the coding sequence GTGGCAGCCATTCTCGACAAGATCCTACGTGCCGGCGAAGGCAAGATCCTGCGCAAGCTCAAGCGGATCGCAGACCAGGTCAACTCCATCGAGGACGACTTCACGAGCCTGTCCGACGCGGAGTTGCGTGCGCTGACGGACGAGTTCAAGCAGCGCCATGCAGACGGCGAAAGCCTCGACGATCTGCTTCCCGAGGCGTTCGCGACCGTGCGCGAGGCGGCCCGCCGCGTGCTCGGCCAGCGGCCCTACGACGTGCAGATCATGGGCGGTGCCAACCTTCACCTGGGCAACATCTCCGAGATGAAGACCGGTGAGGGCAAGACGCTGACCTGTACGCTGCCGTCCTACCTCAACGCCATCGCCGGCAAGGGCGTGCACGTCATCACGGTCAACGACTACCTGGCCAAGCGTGACGCCGAGACCATGGGGCGCATCCACCGCTTCCTCGGCCTGGAGGTCGGCTGCATCATCTCCGGCCAGCAGCCCGAGGAGCGCCGCAAGCAGTACGAGGCCGACATCACGTACGGCACGAACAACGAGTTCGGCTTCGACTACCTGCGCGACAACATGGCGTGGTCACTCGAGGAGTGCGTGCAGCGCGGTCACTTCTACGCGATCGTCGACGAGGTCGACTCGATCCTGATCGACGAGGCCCGCACGCCGCTGATCATCTCCGGCCCCGGCGAGCAGTCGGGCAAGTGGTACCAGGAGTTCGCCAAGATCGTCCCCCGCCTGCGCAGGGGCGTCGAGGCGAAGAACCCGGGCGAGGAGAGCACCGGCGACTACATCGTCGACGAGAAGAAGCGCACGGTCGGCATCCTGGAGGCCGGCGTCGAGAAGGTCGAGGACTGGCTCGGCATCGACAACCTCTACAAGCCCGAGCACACCCACCTCGTCGGCTTCCTGAACAACGCGCTCAAGGCCAAGGAGCTGTTCAAGAAGGACAAGGACTACATCGTCGCCGACGGCGAGGTCCTGATCGTCGACGAGTTCACCGGCCGCATCCTGCACGGCCGCCGCTACAACGAGGGCATGCACCAGGCCATCGAGGCCAAAGAGGGCGTGAAGATCAAGGACGAGAACCAGACTCTCGCCACGGTCACCCTGCAGAACTACTTCCGCCTCTACAAGAAGCTGGCCGGCATGACCGGTACGGCCGCCACCGAGGCCAACGAGTTCCACCAGACGTACAAGCTGGGTGTGGTGCCGATCCCCACCAACCGCCCGATGATCCGCAAGGACCAGCCGGACGTCGTCTACAAGACCGAGGACGCCAAGTTCGACGCGGTGGTGCAGGACATCAAGGAGCGCTACGAGGCCGGCCAGCCGGTGCTCGTCGGCACCACCTCGGTGGAGAAGTCCGAGCGGCTGTCGAAGGCGCTCAAGCGGCGCGGCGTGCCGCACGAGGTGCTCAACGCGAAGAACCACGCGCGTGAGGCGTCGATCATCGCCGAGGCGGGCCGCAAGGGCGCCGTCACCGTCGCCACCAACATGGCCGGTCGAGGCACCGACATCATGCTCGGCGGCAACTCCGAGTTCCGCGCCGACCTGGAGCTGCGCCAGCGCGGGCTCGACCCGGTCGAGACGCCGGAGGAGTACGAGAAGGCCTACCCCGAGGCGCTGGAGAAGGCCAGGGCGGCGGTCAAGGCCGAGCACGACCTCGTCACCGAGCTGGGCGGCCTGTACGTCCTGGGCACCGAGCGGCACGAGTCGCGCCGCATCGACAACCAGCTGCGCGGCCGTTCCGGCCGTCAGGGCGACCCCGGCGAGTCGCGCTTCTACCTGTCGCTCGGCGACGACCTGATGCGCCTGTTCAACTCGGCCAGGGTCGAGATGATCATGACCAGGCTGCAGATCCCCGACGACCAGCCGATCGAGTCCGGCATCGTCTCCAAGGCCATCGCCTCCGCCCAGCACCAGGTCGAGCAGCAGAACTTCGAGATCCGCAAGGAAGTTCTGAAGTACGACGAGGTGATGGACCGCCAGCGCAAGGTCATCTACGCCGAGCGCCACCGCGTGCTGGAGGGCGCCGACCTGCACGAGCAGGTGCGCGGCTTCATCGGCGAGGTGATCGACGGCTACGTCGCGGGCGCCACGGCCGAGGGCTTCGCCGAGGAGTGGGACCTCGACAAGCTGTGGAAGGCGTTCGGGGAGCTCTTCCCGGTCTCCGTCAGGGCCGAGGACCTCGTCGAGGAGGCCGGCGGCCGCGAGGAGCTGACCGCCGAGCTCATCGGCGAGAAGGTCAAGGCCGACGCGCTGGCCGCCTACGACCGGCGCGAGGAGGAGTTCGGCCCGGAGACCATGCGCGACCTGGAGCGCCGCGTGATCCTCTCGGTGCTCGACCGCAAGTGGCGCGAGCACCTCTACGAGATGGACTACCTGCGCGAGGGCATCGGCATGCGGGCCTACGCGCAGAAGGACCCCAAGATCGAGTACGCCCGCGAGGGCTTCGAGATGTTCGCCGCGATGCTGGAGGGCATCAAGGAGGACTCCGTCGGCTTCCTGTTCAACCTCGAGGTCGAGGTGCAGGAGAACCCGATCGTCGAGGAGGAGGACGCGGCCATCGCGGAGACCCGCTCGATCATCGCGCGCGGGCTGCGCGGCCCCGAGCGGCCGGCCGAGCTGGAGTACTCCGCTCCCGGCGAGCAGGGCGACGTCGAGCACGTCCGCGTCCGCACGACTCAGGCCGAGCGGGCGGCGTACGGCAACGTGGAGCGTAACGCGCCCTGCCCGTGCGGGTCGGGCAAGAAGTACAAGCGCTGCCACGGCGACCCGAAGAACGCCGCCTGA
- a CDS encoding Rv3235 family protein, which yields MPQDIDGALALTTPMIWGPPGAQPDERKLRHLTQALAEVLAGRRPPQALADRLTERAYRDLVRAGRMIHADRPPFTGSVHMKQPRDGAMEMCALVHCGDRNHVLALRLERHGNQWLCTEFETA from the coding sequence ATGCCTCAGGACATCGACGGCGCGCTGGCCCTGACGACCCCCATGATCTGGGGCCCGCCCGGCGCCCAACCGGACGAGCGCAAGCTGCGCCACCTGACCCAGGCCCTGGCGGAGGTGCTGGCCGGCCGCCGCCCGCCGCAGGCCCTGGCCGACCGGCTCACCGAACGGGCCTACCGTGACCTGGTACGGGCGGGCCGGATGATCCACGCCGACCGCCCGCCGTTCACCGGCAGCGTCCACATGAAGCAACCCCGCGACGGCGCCATGGAAATGTGCGCGCTCGTCCATTGCGGCGACCGCAACCACGTTCTCGCCCTGCGCCTGGAACGGCACGGCAACCAGTGGCTCTGCACCGAATTCGAAACGGCCTAG